One genomic window of Anaerofustis stercorihominis DSM 17244 includes the following:
- a CDS encoding polysaccharide deacetylase family protein: MLLVTLNISSVNNYNKAYENIQSKNENTFISSKNIKGPIKYSKNKEDNAITKTVCKIYDSKGELSGYIDNNEKIKIIKTKGNKDIISYANTNKFSISELLSSMTNKNKDLFTIGEVNKNDIKSRKLKKIYLTFDDGPTKMTYKVLKVLKKNNIKATFFFNGAKNNEGKKVVNEIVKEGHLLALHTYSHDYKKVYKSPKAFLKDLEKNRINFLKATGYDCRIFRFPGGTNNTVSFSYGGKKVIRKAIKLTKSHGYDYVDWNSFPDDVGAKMPKKQYNRIIKQAKWNDESVVLMHVFDRNTALPKGLDHVIKTLKKQGYTFDTVDNLNTPVKFAPAK; the protein is encoded by the coding sequence ATGTTACTTGTGACACTAAATATATCATCTGTAAATAATTATAACAAAGCCTACGAAAATATACAAAGCAAAAATGAAAATACTTTTATATCATCTAAAAATATCAAAGGACCGATAAAGTATTCAAAAAATAAAGAAGATAATGCGATTACAAAAACTGTCTGCAAGATATATGACTCAAAGGGAGAGCTGTCAGGATATATAGATAATAACGAAAAAATCAAAATAATAAAAACTAAAGGGAATAAAGATATTATCTCATATGCGAATACAAATAAGTTTAGTATCTCAGAATTATTATCTTCCATGACTAATAAAAATAAAGACCTATTTACCATTGGTGAAGTAAACAAAAACGATATTAAATCAAGAAAACTGAAAAAAATATATTTGACTTTTGACGACGGACCAACAAAGATGACTTATAAAGTATTAAAAGTTTTAAAGAAAAATAATATAAAAGCAACATTTTTCTTTAACGGCGCAAAAAATAACGAAGGGAAAAAAGTAGTTAATGAAATAGTGAAAGAAGGACACTTGCTGGCACTTCATACTTATTCTCACGATTATAAAAAAGTATATAAAAGCCCAAAGGCTTTCCTTAAGGATTTAGAGAAAAACAGGATCAATTTTTTAAAAGCCACCGGATATGACTGCAGGATTTTCCGTTTCCCAGGAGGAACAAATAACACCGTTTCCTTTTCTTACGGAGGCAAAAAGGTAATAAGAAAAGCTATCAAATTAACGAAATCGCACGGATACGATTATGTAGACTGGAATTCTTTCCCTGATGATGTAGGCGCAAAAATGCCCAAAAAACAATATAACAGGATCATAAAACAGGCAAAATGGAATGACGAATCAGTTGTACTAATGCATGTCTTTGACAGAAATACAGCTCTGCCAAAAGGTCTTGACCATGTAATAAAAACATTAAAAAAACAAGGATATACTTTCGATACGGTTGATAATTTAAATACCCCTGTAAAATTTGCTCCGGCTAAATAA
- a CDS encoding GntR family transcriptional regulator, with amino-acid sequence MNTKETKFDYVYRNLRERIVSGVIPKGNRLSSSRKLCDEFHVSIYTITNVLNKLKEEGMIEIEPRKTPIVVYNTNENKDLAEKILSQRDVFLQLYETMALIIPPILTFSSKGLESTNLLPHYIEIEKIKKRTLPPDKWRIISNIYRDIINRSQNPFIEDLYNNFELHSYLSFFAEEQKAYTGISIRDSIPDIKHLVTKLNLSDPLKRYEHFNKVYNTAFSIIKCSLENLEKSVKTLPAQTGEFTWDIRRGKNYQYRQITQDLIDKIGRGIYPYDTFLPSEAMLAKEYNVSVSTIRKSLSIMFQIGFTKTINGKGTLVITPSDANNYEINKFPNLKQDALSYLYALQLMLLIIGIASYRAAEKFSESEIEILTDNAKDTNTISFDNLLSEII; translated from the coding sequence ATGAATACAAAAGAAACAAAATTTGATTATGTATATAGAAATTTAAGAGAAAGGATAGTGAGCGGTGTAATTCCGAAAGGAAACCGTTTATCATCTTCAAGAAAATTATGCGACGAATTCCATGTAAGTATTTATACAATAACTAATGTACTAAATAAACTTAAAGAAGAAGGCATGATAGAAATCGAACCTCGCAAAACTCCCATAGTAGTTTATAATACAAATGAAAATAAAGACCTAGCAGAAAAAATATTATCTCAGAGAGATGTTTTCTTACAGCTATATGAAACAATGGCATTGATTATACCTCCCATTTTAACTTTTTCTTCAAAAGGATTGGAATCAACAAATTTACTGCCTCATTATATTGAAATAGAGAAAATCAAAAAAAGGACGCTTCCTCCGGATAAATGGAGGATAATATCTAACATTTATCGAGATATAATAAACAGAAGCCAAAACCCTTTTATTGAAGACTTATATAATAACTTTGAACTCCATAGCTATTTGAGCTTTTTTGCGGAAGAACAAAAGGCATATACGGGAATATCTATCAGAGACAGTATACCCGACATAAAACACTTGGTAACGAAACTAAATTTAAGTGATCCTTTAAAAAGATACGAACACTTCAATAAAGTCTACAACACTGCTTTTTCAATAATAAAATGCAGTCTGGAAAATTTAGAAAAATCAGTAAAAACCTTACCTGCTCAAACAGGGGAATTCACATGGGATATAAGAAGAGGGAAAAACTATCAGTACAGACAGATAACACAGGATTTGATAGATAAAATCGGAAGAGGCATATATCCCTATGATACTTTCTTGCCTTCAGAAGCAATGTTGGCAAAAGAATATAATGTCTCCGTTTCCACCATACGTAAATCTTTATCCATAATGTTTCAAATAGGATTCACCAAAACCATTAATGGAAAAGGAACCTTAGTGATAACACCGAGTGATGCAAATAACTATGAAATAAACAAATTCCCAAATTTAAAGCAAGACGCATTATCATATTTATATGCTTTGCAGCTGATGTTATTGATTATAGGTATTGCTTCATATAGGGCTGCTGAAAAGTTCAGCGAAAGTGAAATCGAAATATTAACTGATAATGCAAAAGATACAAACACTATCTCATTTGATAATTTATTAAGTGAAATAATTTAA
- a CDS encoding TVP38/TMEM64 family protein — translation MNKKRIAGITLLVISIGLLIAFVINKVGFGFFTDPARLKAFISGFGVWAPLVFFSLQFLQVIIAPIPGNVLGVVGGGLFGFVNSLILNGLAIYLGSMAMFAIGKHFSERVALKFVEKETYDHYLKIVSGKKGKLSLFLAFLLPFFPDDALCLIAGSSNLSYKEFIVFLLLARTPGILYPGLLGAGFIGKDFKMLVAISLLYGIILFVIYLFRKKLIKDDVIDE, via the coding sequence ATGAATAAAAAACGAATTGCGGGAATAACTCTCTTAGTAATAAGTATAGGATTATTAATTGCATTCGTTATTAACAAGGTGGGGTTCGGTTTCTTTACCGACCCCGCAAGATTAAAGGCGTTCATTTCCGGTTTTGGAGTGTGGGCTCCTTTAGTTTTTTTTAGTTTGCAGTTTTTACAAGTTATTATTGCTCCGATACCCGGTAATGTGCTCGGTGTTGTCGGAGGAGGACTGTTTGGTTTTGTAAACAGCCTTATACTCAATGGTCTTGCAATATATCTCGGAAGTATGGCTATGTTTGCCATAGGTAAACATTTCAGCGAGAGAGTTGCTCTTAAGTTTGTAGAAAAGGAGACTTATGACCATTATTTAAAAATAGTGTCTGGTAAAAAAGGTAAACTGAGTTTATTTTTAGCATTTTTACTTCCGTTTTTTCCCGATGATGCACTATGCTTGATAGCCGGAAGCAGTAATCTATCTTATAAAGAATTCATTGTGTTTTTACTGCTTGCAAGGACACCGGGGATATTATATCCCGGGCTTTTGGGTGCGGGATTTATCGGCAAGGATTTTAAAATGTTAGTTGCAATAAGTTTACTTTATGGTATCATATTATTTGTGATATATCTATTTAGAAAAAAATTAATAAAAGATGATGTAATCGATGAGTAA
- a CDS encoding transketolase family protein: MSNIATRESYGNAVTELGKENSNIVVLDADLAGATKSGVFKKAFPERHFNAGIAEMDMVCLAAGLSLAGKIPFVSTFAVFGTGRAYDAVRNAVCYPKLNVKLALTHAGLTVGEDGATHQMLEDIALMNALPNMTVIVPADDTEAKQVVKAAAEIDGPVFMRFARAATPVVFGDDYKFEVGKAATIKEGDDVTLIACGIMVQKAIEAAEELKKDGINARVINMATIKPLDKAAVVKAAKETGAIVTCEEHSVYGGLGSVVSQALSEECPVPMEYVAVQDTFGESGTPDALLAKYHIDTPDIIEAAKKAVGRK; the protein is encoded by the coding sequence ATGAGTAATATTGCTACTAGAGAATCTTACGGAAATGCCGTAACAGAACTTGGTAAAGAAAATTCTAACATCGTTGTATTAGACGCCGATTTAGCAGGCGCTACAAAATCAGGTGTATTTAAAAAAGCATTCCCTGAAAGACACTTTAATGCGGGTATCGCTGAAATGGACATGGTATGTTTAGCTGCCGGTTTATCACTTGCAGGTAAAATCCCATTCGTTTCTACATTTGCTGTATTTGGTACGGGAAGAGCTTACGATGCGGTAAGAAATGCTGTATGCTATCCTAAATTAAACGTTAAACTTGCTTTGACACATGCAGGACTTACAGTAGGTGAAGACGGTGCTACTCACCAAATGTTAGAAGATATCGCTCTTATGAATGCTCTTCCTAACATGACAGTTATCGTTCCTGCCGATGATACAGAAGCTAAACAAGTAGTTAAAGCTGCTGCAGAAATCGACGGACCTGTATTTATGAGATTTGCAAGAGCTGCTACACCTGTAGTGTTCGGTGATGATTATAAATTTGAAGTTGGTAAAGCCGCAACAATCAAAGAAGGCGATGATGTAACATTGATCGCTTGCGGTATCATGGTTCAAAAAGCTATCGAAGCGGCTGAAGAACTTAAAAAAGACGGTATCAATGCAAGAGTTATCAACATGGCTACAATCAAACCTCTTGATAAAGCTGCTGTCGTTAAAGCTGCAAAAGAAACAGGTGCTATCGTAACTTGTGAAGAACATTCTGTTTACGGCGGACTTGGAAGCGTTGTATCACAAGCTCTAAGTGAAGAATGTCCTGTTCCGATGGAATATGTAGCTGTTCAGGATACATTCGGTGAAAGTGGTACACCTGATGCACTTTTAGCAAAATATCATATAGATACTCCTGATATTATCGAAGCTGCTAAAAAAGCTGTTGGAAGAAAATAA
- a CDS encoding transketolase has product MDLKTIANNVRVGIITEVAAAQSGHPGGSLSSADIVTYLYFEAMNIDKDNLDDPNRDKFILSKGHASPVLYAALAEKGIIEREELKTFRKINTRLQGHPAIHKCPGVDMTAGSLGLGFPVAAGLALGNKLDGKDSTVYTLVGDGEIQEGTIWEAAMAASHYKLDNLIVYVDNNNLQIDGPITDVMSPYPIDEKFAAFGFNVINVDDGHDFDKLRKANEEAKACKGKPSVIICKTVKGKGVSFMENQVGWHGKAPSEEQAKEAIEELGGWK; this is encoded by the coding sequence ATGGATTTAAAAACAATTGCTAATAATGTCAGAGTTGGCATTATTACAGAAGTAGCTGCTGCACAAAGCGGTCATCCAGGCGGATCTTTATCAAGTGCCGATATCGTTACATATCTTTATTTTGAAGCTATGAACATCGATAAAGACAATCTTGACGATCCAAACAGAGATAAATTTATTTTAAGTAAAGGACATGCATCACCTGTTTTATATGCTGCTCTTGCTGAAAAAGGAATTATTGAAAGAGAAGAACTTAAGACATTCAGAAAAATCAATACAAGACTTCAAGGTCATCCTGCAATTCATAAATGCCCCGGCGTTGATATGACAGCAGGTTCATTGGGACTTGGTTTCCCTGTAGCTGCAGGTCTTGCTTTAGGTAACAAATTAGACGGAAAAGATTCTACTGTTTATACTTTGGTAGGAGATGGTGAAATCCAAGAAGGTACTATTTGGGAAGCTGCAATGGCTGCAAGTCATTACAAACTTGATAACTTAATCGTATATGTAGATAACAACAATCTACAAATCGACGGACCTATAACAGACGTTATGTCACCATACCCAATCGATGAAAAATTCGCTGCATTTGGTTTCAATGTAATCAATGTAGATGACGGACATGACTTTGACAAATTAAGAAAAGCTAACGAAGAAGCTAAAGCTTGTAAAGGAAAACCTAGTGTAATTATTTGTAAGACAGTAAAAGGTAAAGGTGTTTCATTCATGGAAAACCAAGTTGGTTGGCATGGAAAAGCTCCTAGTGAAGAACAAGCTAAAGAAGCTATTGAAGAATTAGGAGGTTGGAAATAA
- a CDS encoding ribose-phosphate diphosphokinase, giving the protein MIESFSDICLLAGNSNKALAQEIADNLALPLCSAKIGKFSDGEINVTINESVRGRDVFVIQSLCYPVNDNLMELLIIIDALKRASAGRINVVMPYYGYARQDRKEKGRVPITARLVADMLTTAGADRVISIDLHADQIQGFFNIPFDRLYGRPIIADYILSENESMDNVVVVSPDAGSVKRSRKLAEYLNVPLAIIDKRRPKDNVAEVMNVIGEVRGKKVIMIDDMIDTGGTIVGAANALEQLGASKIICACTHPVLSGPAVERIESSAIDRLIATNTIPLTADKKIDKITVLSVAPLLAKAIKIIHTGKSISSIFS; this is encoded by the coding sequence ATGATAGAATCTTTTTCAGACATTTGTTTACTTGCAGGTAATTCAAATAAGGCTTTGGCACAAGAAATAGCAGACAATTTAGCATTACCTCTATGTTCGGCAAAAATCGGTAAATTCTCTGACGGAGAAATCAATGTAACAATCAATGAATCAGTTAGAGGAAGAGACGTTTTTGTCATTCAATCTTTATGTTATCCGGTCAATGATAATTTGATGGAATTACTTATTATCATAGATGCACTTAAAAGGGCTTCTGCCGGAAGGATCAATGTTGTTATGCCGTATTACGGATATGCAAGACAAGATAGAAAGGAAAAGGGAAGAGTTCCTATCACAGCCAGATTAGTTGCTGATATGCTTACTACTGCGGGTGCTGACAGAGTTATTTCGATAGACCTTCATGCAGATCAAATTCAAGGGTTCTTTAACATACCGTTTGACAGATTATACGGAAGACCAATCATTGCCGATTATATCCTTTCCGAAAATGAAAGTATGGACAATGTGGTTGTAGTATCTCCTGATGCGGGAAGTGTTAAGCGTTCAAGAAAATTAGCGGAATATTTAAATGTTCCTTTAGCAATAATAGATAAGAGAAGACCAAAGGATAATGTTGCGGAAGTAATGAACGTTATCGGGGAAGTAAGAGGAAAGAAAGTTATTATGATCGACGATATGATAGATACCGGAGGTACTATCGTAGGTGCGGCAAATGCTTTGGAACAACTCGGTGCAAGTAAAATCATTTGTGCTTGTACTCACCCTGTGTTATCGGGTCCGGCGGTAGAAAGAATTGAAAGCTCGGCTATTGACAGATTGATAGCCACAAATACTATCCCATTAACAGCTGATAAGAAAATTGACAAGATTACGGTATTATCTGTTGCGCCTTTACTTGCTAAGGCAATAAAGATAATCCATACCGGAAAATCTATTAGCTCAATTTTTTCATAA
- a CDS encoding CTP synthase, with amino-acid sequence MQPYYIFVTGGVVSSLGKGITAASLGRLLKARGVNVFIQKLDPYLNFDPGTMSPFQHGEVFVTEDGAETDLDLGHYERFIDINCSNKSNITTGKIYWSIISKERKGDFLGGTVQVIPHITNEIKDFIKAAGEESGADVVISEIGGTVGDIESQPFLEAIRQMKGDCPGRVLYIHVTLLPYLGKAMELKTKPTQHSVKELRSIGIQPNIIVPRSELPVSESIKEKIALFCDVPKEAVIPNYDAETLYEVPMSLEDEGLADYVIKCLNIPAKELDLTEWEQVVDKVKSINKKVKIALVGKYVSLRDAYLSVAEALYHGGIENEAEVEIDWIDSEEITEENVKDKLKDVNGIIVPGGFGTRGVEGKLLAAKYARENKVPYLGLCLGMQVAVIEFARNVLGIKDATSSEFDENTKNPVIDLMPEQKDIDNKGGTMRLGAYPCDLKEGTKAYEAYGEEHISERHRHRYEVNNEYRDKLEEAGMIISGISPSRVLVEMVEIKDHPWYVATQAHPEFKSRPNRAHPLFREFVKHALDNSEK; translated from the coding sequence ATGCAACCATATTATATTTTCGTAACAGGCGGAGTAGTTTCATCACTTGGTAAAGGAATAACTGCGGCAAGTTTGGGAAGATTACTTAAAGCAAGAGGGGTAAATGTATTCATTCAAAAATTAGACCCATATTTAAATTTTGATCCGGGAACGATGTCTCCATTCCAGCATGGGGAAGTTTTTGTGACCGAAGATGGTGCAGAGACTGACTTGGACCTTGGTCATTATGAAAGATTTATAGATATAAATTGTTCGAATAAAAGTAATATAACCACCGGTAAGATATACTGGTCTATTATCTCTAAGGAAAGAAAAGGAGATTTCCTTGGTGGGACGGTTCAGGTAATACCTCATATAACCAATGAAATCAAAGATTTCATTAAAGCTGCGGGCGAAGAGTCCGGAGCAGACGTTGTAATAAGCGAAATCGGCGGGACCGTTGGGGATATAGAAAGCCAGCCTTTCCTTGAAGCAATAAGACAAATGAAAGGTGATTGTCCCGGCAGAGTTTTATACATACACGTAACGCTTCTTCCTTACCTTGGAAAAGCAATGGAACTTAAAACGAAACCTACGCAGCATTCGGTTAAGGAACTTAGAAGTATAGGTATCCAGCCTAATATCATAGTTCCGAGAAGCGAACTTCCTGTATCGGAATCTATCAAAGAAAAGATAGCATTATTCTGCGACGTTCCGAAAGAAGCTGTAATCCCGAATTACGATGCGGAAACTTTATATGAAGTACCTATGTCTCTTGAAGACGAAGGTTTAGCCGATTATGTCATCAAATGTTTAAATATACCTGCAAAAGAACTTGACCTTACCGAATGGGAACAAGTAGTGGATAAAGTAAAATCAATAAACAAGAAAGTCAAGATTGCACTTGTCGGTAAATATGTTTCATTGAGAGATGCTTATTTATCCGTTGCGGAAGCATTGTATCACGGCGGTATAGAAAATGAAGCAGAAGTTGAGATAGACTGGATCGATTCTGAAGAAATAACTGAAGAAAACGTTAAAGATAAATTAAAAGACGTAAACGGTATTATCGTTCCGGGAGGGTTCGGAACAAGAGGTGTTGAAGGAAAACTTCTCGCCGCTAAATATGCAAGAGAAAATAAAGTTCCTTACTTGGGACTTTGTCTTGGAATGCAGGTTGCCGTAATAGAATTCGCAAGAAATGTTCTTGGTATCAAAGACGCAACCAGTTCCGAATTTGATGAAAACACAAAAAATCCTGTTATAGATTTAATGCCGGAACAAAAGGATATAGATAATAAAGGCGGAACAATGAGGCTCGGTGCTTATCCTTGTGATTTAAAAGAAGGTACAAAAGCTTATGAAGCATACGGGGAAGAACATATTTCGGAAAGACATCGTCACAGATATGAAGTAAACAACGAATACAGAGATAAACTTGAAGAAGCCGGAATGATCATTTCAGGTATTTCTCCAAGCAGGGTATTGGTTGAAATGGTTGAAATCAAAGACCATCCATGGTATGTTGCTACTCAGGCACATCCTGAATTCAAGAGCAGACCTAACAGAGCACATCCGTTGTTCAGAGAATTCGTTAAGCATGCTTTGGATAATAGTGAAAAATAA
- the glmU gene encoding bifunctional UDP-N-acetylglucosamine diphosphorylase/glucosamine-1-phosphate N-acetyltransferase GlmU, with product MEKRNEYVSALILAGGLGTRMKSDKPKVLHEICGETLLKHVILNVEEAGIEDIGVVVGYKAEMVKEMTGDKYSYFLQSEQLGTGHAVMMAKEFLKDKKGKILVLCGDAPLINKDIINDFVKYSYDNELDLGVLTAILDDAKSYGRIVRKNGRLEKIVELKDANKNETEIKEVNSGTYIFDIEKLLKHLDELSTNNAQNEYYITDMIEIFKDNDYNVDAFAASEGNIIEAANNRYELSKCEELFREKINKELMLGGVTIIDPKSTYIDRNVKVDTDTVIYPNTIIKKGSVIGKENIIYSSRIENSIIGNNNKIDNCVIVDAKVNDNNQIGPYVHLRPNADIKDNTRLGNFVEVKNSSIGNGTKVSHLTYIGDGDIGENTNVGCGVVFVNYDGKKKYRTKVGDNCFVGCNVNLVAPINIDDNVYIAAGSTLTDDVEKDSLAIARSRQTVKKGYKKK from the coding sequence ATGGAGAAAAGAAACGAATACGTATCGGCATTAATCCTTGCAGGAGGGCTTGGTACAAGAATGAAATCCGATAAACCAAAAGTGCTTCATGAAATATGCGGAGAAACTCTTCTTAAGCATGTTATTTTGAATGTGGAAGAAGCAGGCATTGAAGATATCGGGGTAGTAGTCGGATATAAAGCCGAAATGGTTAAGGAGATGACCGGAGATAAGTATAGTTACTTCCTTCAAAGCGAACAGCTTGGGACAGGTCATGCGGTCATGATGGCAAAGGAATTCCTTAAAGATAAAAAAGGCAAGATACTTGTTTTATGCGGAGATGCTCCTTTAATAAATAAAGATATCATAAATGATTTCGTTAAATATTCTTATGATAACGAGCTGGATCTGGGCGTTCTTACAGCTATTTTAGACGATGCAAAGAGTTACGGAAGAATAGTGAGAAAAAACGGAAGGCTCGAAAAGATAGTTGAACTTAAAGATGCAAATAAAAACGAAACCGAAATCAAAGAAGTAAATTCGGGGACTTACATATTCGATATAGAAAAACTTTTAAAACATTTGGATGAGCTTTCCACAAATAATGCTCAAAACGAATACTACATTACTGATATGATTGAAATATTCAAAGATAATGATTATAATGTAGATGCGTTTGCCGCAAGTGAAGGTAATATTATAGAAGCAGCAAATAACAGGTATGAATTATCCAAATGCGAAGAATTATTCAGAGAAAAAATAAATAAAGAATTGATGCTAGGCGGGGTGACGATTATCGACCCTAAATCTACGTATATAGACAGGAATGTAAAAGTTGATACCGACACTGTGATTTATCCAAATACGATAATCAAAAAAGGCAGTGTTATAGGGAAAGAAAATATTATATACTCTTCAAGGATTGAAAATAGTATAATCGGAAATAACAATAAGATAGATAACTGTGTTATTGTAGACGCAAAAGTAAATGACAACAATCAAATAGGTCCTTATGTTCATTTAAGACCGAATGCGGATATAAAAGATAATACCAGACTCGGTAACTTCGTGGAAGTCAAAAATTCCTCTATAGGTAACGGGACTAAAGTAAGTCATCTTACATATATCGGAGACGGCGATATAGGCGAGAATACCAATGTAGGGTGCGGAGTCGTATTCGTAAACTATGACGGTAAAAAGAAATATCGTACAAAAGTCGGTGATAACTGTTTTGTAGGGTGTAATGTAAATCTTGTTGCGCCTATAAATATAGACGATAATGTATATATCGCAGCGGGTTCCACACTTACAGACGATGTTGAAAAAGACTCTCTTGCAATTGCAAGGAGCAGACAGACAGTAAAAAAAGGATACAAAAAAAAATAA